Below is a window of Brachyspira pilosicoli DNA.
AGAAAGATGAGGATACTTCGTTTTTAGTAAAATTAGGTTATACAAAAGAAGATGAAGACCCTAATGATTTGGAGCATTTATGGTTTGAGGTTCATGATTTTACTGATGACGGGTATTTTGATGCTACATTAATAAATGAGCCTTATAAAGATTTGAATATGCATGAAGGAGACAGAGGAATGCATAGCATAGAAAATCTTACAGATTGGATAATATACTATAAATCTGTACATTATGACTCTAAAAATATATATTTATTATTTGAAGATTAAATTTATAATTTCTTGACCTTATATAGAAATAATGATATCATTAATAGCATATAATAGTTTTTTATAGATAAGAAATGAAAGAAAAAATTATTTGTCTATCTTTTATTTTATTGGTTTTTTTATTTGGTATTATGATTAATACTTTTTATAATAATACTAATAATAAAACATATATAAAAATAACTATAAAAGGCGCTGTAAGGCATGCAGGTGTGTATTTTTGTGAATATGGTTCTTCTTTTGCTAAATTAATTGAAATAGCTGGAGGAATCACAGAAAGAGGATATTTGCCTGAAGGATTAGATTACAATATGCCGATTACAAATGATATAACTATAAATATACCAACTAAGTATTATAGCATTAAAAAAAATACTGAAGGGAGATAAAATTGAAATTAAATAATTCAAATATTTTTGATGATGATAATGATATCTCTCTTGATGAATATGATATAGATTCTCTTGTAGATAAAAACATTGAAATTAATGAAAACAATTTCCCAACTGTATCTATAGGCAGTGAATCTCCAACTATACATAGCTCTATAATAGATGATAGTATAACATCTACTGCAGATGAAAATATAGCAACAGAAAATAATAATCAAGAAACAACTGTAGAAGCATATACTGAAGAAGAAAATAAAATATATAATGAAATAGAGAGTAGTATTGGAATATCTGAAGATGAATTAAATGCTATAAGTGATGTTAATGATTTTAATTTAGAGAGTCATTTTCAAAATAATGAAATAAATGATAGTGAAACTGTAGAGGCATATACTGAAGAAGAAAATAGAGCATATAATGAAATAGAAAGCAATATTGGAATATCTGAAGATGATTTGAATGCCATAAGCGATGTTGAAGATTTTAATTTAGAGAGTTTCTTTGCTAATAACACATCTACTAACACAGAAGATGCATCAAATGATATTATTGTAGAAGAGCCTATAAATAATGAAGAGCTTATTAATATTGATGAAAATACTGAGAATGATACATCATATAATGATATTAACAGTGAAATTGTAGAGGCATATACTGAAGAAGAAAATAGAGCATATAATGAAATAGAAAGCAGTATTGGAATATCTGAAGATGATTTGAATGCTATAAGTG
It encodes the following:
- a CDS encoding SLBB domain-containing protein translates to MKEKIICLSFILLVFLFGIMINTFYNNTNNKTYIKITIKGAVRHAGVYFCEYGSSFAKLIEIAGGITERGYLPEGLDYNMPITNDITINIPTKYYSIKKNTEGR